One stretch of Zingiber officinale cultivar Zhangliang chromosome 6B, Zo_v1.1, whole genome shotgun sequence DNA includes these proteins:
- the LOC121993153 gene encoding calmodulin-binding receptor-like cytoplasmic kinase 2, with amino-acid sequence MQISGHYSSSFGSEIEDSGVRHGAPREPDLSMKSSYDSSTEIGRPKLQSRNSISLKAQAVASGFVGCFVPRSCITGNDADREVGMPDTSDYSSTSSSKLSTSSSNYRYRTQSSYGKSETRQERIIFSIEEINKATSNFAIENRIGQGAFGAIYKGKLKDGSLIAVKQDKKNMNHMHVSVEFKSEIEILSQVEHSNLVRLLGYLETDRERLMVVEYVSNGNLREHLDGTRGSGLEIGDRLNIAIDVAHAIAYMHTYADHPIIHRDVKASNILLTEKLRAKVADFGFARLAEEDPEKTHISTQIKGTAGYLDPEYLRTYQLTEKSDVYSFGVLLVEMISGRRPIERNRASRERMTTRWAIRRFKEGGVATAMDPRVRRNPASVGAAERVLGLAERCLAEERKSRPAMKECAEVLWGIRRDYQLMLKPRTVTASAPSSSLTAIEEREEVSGSGEYKSAKKMA; translated from the exons ATGCAGATATCTGGACATTATTCCAGCAGCTTTGGGAGCGAGATAGAAGACTCCGGTGTCCGCCATGGGGCGCCAAGAGAGCCTGACTTGTCGATGAAATCATCGTATGACAGTTCGACTGAAATTGGTAGGCCGAAGCTGCAGAGCCGGAACTCGATCAGCTTGAAAGCCCAAGCAGTTGCATCAGGATTCGTGGGTTGCTTCGTGCCACGCAGTTGCATCACTGGGAACGATGCAGATCGGGAAGTAGGCATGCCGGACACATCTGATTATTCATCCACTTCCT CTTCAAAACTATCAACTAGCAGTAGCAACTATAGATACAGAACTCAAAGTTCTTATGGCAAAAGTGAGACGCGGCAAGAAAGGATAATCTTTTCCATTGAAGAAATCAACAAGGCAACATCAAATTTTGCCATAGAAAACAGAATTGGGCAAGGAGCATTTGGTGCAATATATAAGGGCAAACTCAAGGATGGATCCCTCATTGCAGTGAAACAAGACAAAAAG AATATGAATCATATGCACGTAAGCGTAGAGTTCAAGAGTGAAATAGAAATTCTGTCACAAGTGGAGCATTCAAACCTAGTCAGACTTCTTGGATATTTGGAGACTGATAGAGAACGTCTGATGGTGGTTGAGTATGTTAGCAACGGCAATCTACGTGAACACTTGGATG GAACAAGAGGAAGTGGTCTAGAGATTGGGGACCGACTCAACATTGCTATTGATGTAGCTCATGCTATTGCTTATATGCACACTTATGCAG ATCACCCGATCATCCACAGAGACGTTAAGGCCTCGAACATCCTGCTGACGGAGAAGCTCCGGGCGAAGGTGGCTGACTTCGGGTTCGCCCGGCTGGCGGAGGAGGACCCGGAGAAGACGCACATATCGACCCAGATCAAGGGCACGGCGGGGTACCTGGACCCGGAGTACCTTCGCACCTACCAGCTCACGGAGAAGAGCGATGTGTACTCCTTCGGCGTCCTCCTGGTAGAGATGATCTCGGGGAGGCGTCCCATCGAACGCAACCGCGCCAGCCGGGAACGCATGACCACGCGATGG GCGATCCGGCGGTTCAAGGAAGGGGGCGTGGCGACGGCGATGGACCCGAGGGTGCGGCGGAACCCGGCGTCGGTGGGGGCGGCGGAGAGGGTTCTAGGGCTGGCGGAGCGGTGCCTGGCGGAGGAGAGAAAGTCGCGGCCGGCGATGAAGGAGTGCGCCGAAGTGCTGTGGGGGATCCGAAGGGATTACCAGCTAATGCTGAAGCCACGGACGGTGACGGCATCGGCGCCATCGTCGTCGTTAACTGCGATTGAGGAGCGAGAAGAGGTCTCTGGAAGCGGGGAGTACAAAAGCGCGAAGAAGATGGCTTAA